From a region of the Lactuca sativa cultivar Salinas chromosome 4, Lsat_Salinas_v11, whole genome shotgun sequence genome:
- the LOC111911344 gene encoding L-tryptophan--pyruvate aminotransferase 1 produces MGGTDQVRGTRRSTAAANGGGVTRNLNSDTVINLDHGDPTMYESFWRKMGDKCTVVIKGHECLSYFSNIKNPCWFLEPKLEESIKSLHGAVGNAVTDGYSIVVGTGSSQLLQAVLYAVSCDQPNQISVVSPAPYYSSYPEIIDLVRSGLYKWGGDAHGFDKDEPFIELVTSPNNPNGVIRGSVVNRDGGILIHDLAYYWPQYTPITSSLDFDIMLFTASKCTGHAGSRIGWALVKDKEVAKKMIKFMEVNTIGVSKESQIRVAKILQVVADGCKRFGSPDGDNFFEFSKSLMSKRWEILRETVKKTRMFTLPKYPLQHCNYTGDVTQAHPAFAWIKCKEGIEDCEKVFRGQNILTRSGRRFGSDPGYVRVSMVSKEEDFDMFIERLSAIQSFNNGDGNGITNGNVNGNLD; encoded by the exons ATGGGCGGCACCGATCAAGTTCGCGGCACCAGACGTTCGACGGCGGCAGCCAACGGCGGTGGTGTCACCAGAAACCTAAACTCAGACACCGTGATCAATCTAGACCA TGGGGATCCAACGATGTACGAGTCGTTTTGGAGAAAAATGGGTGACAAATGTACGGTTGTGATTAAAGGACATGAATGTTTGAGTTACTTTTCAAACATCAAGAACCCTTGTTGGTTTCTTGAACCAAAACTTGAAGAATCGATCAAGAGTCTGCATGGTGCAGTCGGGAACGCAGTAACCGATGGCTATAGCATCGTGGTTGGGACCGGTTCGAGCCAGCTGTTGCAGGCTGTGCTTTATGCAGTCTCATGCGATCAACCTAACCAGATCAGTGTCGTTTCACCAGCTCCTTATTACTCG TCGTACCCAGAGATTATCGATTTGGTAAGATCAGGATTATACAAATGGGGTGGTGACGCACATGGGTTCGATAAAGATGAACCATTTATCGAACTTGTCACCTCACCTAACAACCCTAATGGTGTAATCCGAGGAAGCGTGGTGAATCGCGATGGTGGAATCTTGATTCATGATCTTGCATACTATTGGCCTCAATACACTCCAATTACTTCTTCATTAGATTTCGACATCATGCTGTTTACAGCTTCCAAATGCACTGGCCATGCTGGTTCACGAATTGG ATGGGCGCTTGTGAAAGATAAGGAAGTGGCGAAGAAGATGATCAAGTTCATGGAAGTGAACACGATTGGGGTATCGAAAGAATCACAAATCCGGGTTGCAAAGATCTTGCAAGTGGTTGCTGATGGATGCAAACGTTTTGGATCTCCTGATGGTGATAATTTCTTTGAGTTTTCAAAGAGTTTAATGTCGAAAAGATGGGAGATTTTAAGGGAAACTGTGAAGAAAACAAGAATGTTTACTCTACCTAAGTACCCTCTTCAGCATTGTAATTACACAGGTGACGTCACTCAAGCACATCCAG CTTTTGCATGGATTAAATGTAAGGAAGGGATCGAGGACTGTGAGAAGGTATTTAGAGGTCAGAATATTTTAACAAGGAGTGGAAGGAGATTCGGGTCGGATCCTGGGTATGTTAGGGTTAGTATGGTGAGTAAAGAAGAGGATTTTGATATGTTCATTGAGAGGCTTTCTGCGATTCAAAGCTTCAACAATGGCGATGGAAATGGCATTACAAACGGGAATGTAAATGGGAATcttgattaa